TAAGAAGAATTTTAAAATCTACAGGCGTTAATACATTTGCAAGATTTCCCTTTTGCGCTTCCAATTGCTCAAGTAGAACCTGCATTTGATAGGCTGTAAGCTCATCAATATTGCCATACAGTGCCATCCATGCTTGAGACTTTGTTAGCTCATCTACGGCCAATTGTGAAATTTCCTCTTTTGATTTTTTATTAACCGATCCAGCAGTTTGTTTTTGCTGTTCAGGCGAAAGATTAGCATCAGAGTTGATTTTTTTTATAGCATCGGCTGCATTCTTTTCGATTTGAATTTTTCTTTGACTATAACCCTCATGTTCTGTGAGTAATTCTTGATATTGATTTTGTTCTGCTTGCTTAATTTCATTTAGTTGATTGAAAATTTCAGTTTTGAAACCGGATGCAATTTCTTGATCTGTAAGTTTGTATAATTTTTCGTTCAGGAAATCAATCTTTTCAGTAGCTGTTTTCATTTTAACCAAATCCTTATCCATGTCTTCGGTGAATTGGGTAAATGGGTCTTTCGTTCCGTTTAGGCTTGCAAGAATAGTTTTTAATTTAGACCAGTTTTCCAATTCTCCTTCAGTTATTACACCTGCTTTAAATTTTCCGTCTAAATCTTTGTAAAGATTATTAATGTCTGTATAATAACTATCTCCTTTAAGTTTAGGGAACATGGCTTTTGCGACTTCTTCGCCGTAATGCGACGCCATCTGATAACGGATTTTCCATTGTCTTTCCGTTTCGGCTATCTCTTCATCAAATGTTTGAATCTGGATCTCTTTTCTTTTGGCTGCGAGTTCTTGATTAGTTTTTGCAAGTCTGCTCTTCGCTTCTGAAACCGAGACATTCTCACCTGTTAATAGTGGATTTCCTTTTTTATCTTTATCATTTCCGTACTTATCAACTTTACGAAGTTTGACAATTCCATTTTCAACACTTGCGAGCGCATCAGTTATCAATTGTGCCTTTCTCTCTAAATCCTTAATGCTTCCATCAGGGATGATCTCGGCTAATTGCTTGTTATCAGTTTTAGCTTTTTTCGGGCTTAAAAGATCATTATATTTTTCGATTTGCAAACGGTAAGCGTTCCATGCTTTAGAGCCTACAACTGCTTTTGCTTTTAATGCTTCAAGGCGGTCTATTTCTCCTTTGTACCACTCCTCAGTTCCTTTCATAGGAGCATCTGAAAGCAATGTTTCACCGATACCGCTCCATGCCTTGAAAGCTTCTTGATCTCCTTTCTTTTTGGATTCTGCAATTCCTTTTGTAACATCATTAACCAGCCAATCAAACTGTTTTTTTGTCTCTGCACTTGTCTTTAAGGCTTCTTTTGCTGGATTGTAAGTAGAATAATCGACACCTTCTTCAAGTTTGTATTCTCTATACATACCAGCGCCGATGTTTTCTTTTTTGGCGTTTTCGGCTCTTAGCTTTGCGTTTTTTGCATATTGTTTCTCATAGGCATCCTGCTTTAAGACTAAATCAAGATCTGCCTGAGCCTTTTTCTTAGAAAGTTCTTCAAGTAATGCTGCTTTTCCTTTTGCAATAGCCAATTCCTTCATTCTGGAAACCATGACGGAATAAGCTTCGTTTAATTTATTAGTCGCTCGATATTCACTATCAATAGTACCAACAAATGCCTTATTTGTTTTTGTTAAATTGTCGTATGCTTTTTTGCGCATATCAAGTGTTGAGTAACTTGATTTAAGTATAGCAATCTCTTTTTCTACTGCTCCAACAATTTGCTCTGAATTCTTTTTGTAAGCTTTTGCAACGGAATCACTAACGCTTTGTTGATATTCTAATGCAAGAGTAAGCTTTTCAGCTTCTTCTTTGGCTTCGTAATTTGCAGTTCTAAGATACACTAAGGCTGCAACTACAGCAGCAATTCCAGCCGCTAAAGCAACATAAGGGTTCCTGATAACAGTTAGATTGAATAAAGCTTGAGCATCTGCTGCAGTACGAATGCTTACAGCTAATGACATCCATATTCTTACTGTTTCCATAGAAATGGAAAGTTTTTGTAAATAATTTGTAGTTATCAATACGGCACGGTACGTACCATACGCAGCAACAAGAGTCGAAATAATCTGAATTACATCTTGATAATGTTCTACCATATAAATTAATGACTGAATACCATCTGAAAGCAAACCTTCTTGGCTCTCCCCGATTTTATTCAACATCTGATCCCATGCATCACCTAAATTTGCAACCTGACCGGAAAGAGATTTAGATTGCTTTTCCATAAGGTTGAAAAACATACCTCCTTCATTTGTTAAAGAAAACAGAACATCCTGAACGTCTTTGAATCCGATTTTACCAGCAGAAACCATCGCCGAAATTTCGCCGGTTGTTTTATTGAATTTTTTGGCGAGTTCGGCAACCATTGGAATACCTGCCTCAGTGAATTGACGAAGGTCATCACCCATTAATTTACCTTTCGCCCTCACTTGGCCATAAACTAAATTAATTCTGGAAAGCGGAACCGAAAGACCAGCTGCAATATTACCCATACGAGTAAGTGTATCTACAACTTCACTTGCCGGAACCTGAAAAGCGAGCAATTGTTTTGCTCCTGCTGATACATCTTGTAATGAAAATGGTGTTTTGGCAGCAAGCTCAACCATTTCGCCCATTAAGGATTTGGCTTCCCCTGCATTGCCGAGCATTGTCGTAAATGCAATCTCGGTTTTCTGAAATTCTCCCCTAACATTAATAAGCTCCATTACGAAACTTTTAATTGCACCAACAGAGAAATAAGAAGCTATTCCGATTGAAAGATTCTTAAATGCAGAATCCATGTTTCGGGTTTCATTTTGAGTATCTCTTGTAAGTCCTACGATATCACGGCGCATGGAATCCACGTCTCTGCGCCATTGTGTTAAGTCGATTCCTGCACCGAAATGCAGTGCTCCTTGACTTGTATTCATTATTTTTAATTTATCATAAGGGGTTATCCTTATGCGTTTCTATACATACTTTTAATATTTTTTTTAGGGTTAAACTTTATTTTCGGAAATCACTGCCATTTGTGGATTATGGCAGTGAATATTATTTTTTAGCTCTTTTTGCGAGAAATTTCGTACTGATGAAGCAGTGGGTTGAATTCTTTCAAAACTTCAAGCCAAATAGCATCTGTTTTTTGA
The sequence above is a segment of the Chryseobacterium turcicum genome. Coding sequences within it:
- a CDS encoding tape measure protein, translated to MNTSQGALHFGAGIDLTQWRRDVDSMRRDIVGLTRDTQNETRNMDSAFKNLSIGIASYFSVGAIKSFVMELINVRGEFQKTEIAFTTMLGNAGEAKSLMGEMVELAAKTPFSLQDVSAGAKQLLAFQVPASEVVDTLTRMGNIAAGLSVPLSRINLVYGQVRAKGKLMGDDLRQFTEAGIPMVAELAKKFNKTTGEISAMVSAGKIGFKDVQDVLFSLTNEGGMFFNLMEKQSKSLSGQVANLGDAWDQMLNKIGESQEGLLSDGIQSLIYMVEHYQDVIQIISTLVAAYGTYRAVLITTNYLQKLSISMETVRIWMSLAVSIRTAADAQALFNLTVIRNPYVALAAGIAAVVAALVYLRTANYEAKEEAEKLTLALEYQQSVSDSVAKAYKKNSEQIVGAVEKEIAILKSSYSTLDMRKKAYDNLTKTNKAFVGTIDSEYRATNKLNEAYSVMVSRMKELAIAKGKAALLEELSKKKAQADLDLVLKQDAYEKQYAKNAKLRAENAKKENIGAGMYREYKLEEGVDYSTYNPAKEALKTSAETKKQFDWLVNDVTKGIAESKKKGDQEAFKAWSGIGETLLSDAPMKGTEEWYKGEIDRLEALKAKAVVGSKAWNAYRLQIEKYNDLLSPKKAKTDNKQLAEIIPDGSIKDLERKAQLITDALASVENGIVKLRKVDKYGNDKDKKGNPLLTGENVSVSEAKSRLAKTNQELAAKRKEIQIQTFDEEIAETERQWKIRYQMASHYGEEVAKAMFPKLKGDSYYTDINNLYKDLDGKFKAGVITEGELENWSKLKTILASLNGTKDPFTQFTEDMDKDLVKMKTATEKIDFLNEKLYKLTDQEIASGFKTEIFNQLNEIKQAEQNQYQELLTEHEGYSQRKIQIEKNAADAIKKINSDANLSPEQQKQTAGSVNKKSKEEISQLAVDELTKSQAWMALYGNIDELTAYQMQVLLEQLEAQKGNLANVLTPVDFKILLKNLKETKQQITDENPFLGLLSSVKELFSAFGNESEEAGEKAFSSFERASDGIKGTLKAAKGIISTLAPAREYMSDAANDAIDTIEQVTTMGIMMMQAIDSTVTAVKSALDNASWSNWITAIISIIYTVIRAVVSLFTWIAGNKRKKLEKEIKGLQGTLDSLEETYTNLAIAAEKAFGAMKYDGQKELIKNLQEQQKVLEEMKNTESKKKKADQDKINDYNQQQQDNLRKIQEIKDAIIRDVLQVDVVEMAANIGDALIEAFGKGVEGIDNINKAFDEMIKNIMRNQLNKVLETQMAPIYDNILKAAGFDKDGNGTFNGLTKDEIDDLRAQVLTASTKGKEFIEAYSEIFKDLDMATPEGIKGSIKGMTEKTAGALEAQFNAMRINIVALLQVAKAHNVIAGAQTALLSQIEINTRRLHTIDKTLTEMNSKMKKSLAGVP